Proteins from a genomic interval of Amphiura filiformis chromosome 9, Afil_fr2py, whole genome shotgun sequence:
- the LOC140161364 gene encoding G2/mitotic-specific cyclin-A-like, translated as MASFFQNAPVPVQNSMNIDQPAIKKTKRDDGPAKMQGKRAALGTISSNITRRQPSRAAKQGAKVKSYSHFGEENLTTKVQAGSSGFSIPDCAAQPTFAIHVDDSFPGASTITLNQPELTEIPLASTVTSLQRPVELENVGPFVIEDDSPMVLDISCNERTQPEVIDIDDVDRTECVISEVPEYAEDIFKYLRESELKNRPKPGYMRKQPDITSSMRSILVDWLVEVSEEYRLHTETLYLAVSYIDRFLSQMSVLRQKLQLVGTASMFLAAKFEEIYPPEVGEFVYITDDTYSIKQVLRMEHLILKVLSFDVASPTINCFLGRFLKAAQTDKRTEDLAKFLAELTLQDNEFMKYIPSTVAASAICLAMHTLHQQCWTPTLVRYSGYQLEDILECVQDMHKIFVNAPASSQQAVREKYKASKYSNVSLVQALANPPTL; from the exons ATGGCTTCCTTTTTCCAAAATGCCCCAGTTCCTGTTCAGAACTCTATGAATATAGACCAACCCGCTATAAAGAAGACGAAGAGAGACGACGGACCAGCAAAAATGCAAGGGAAAAGAGCAGCACTTGGAACAATAAGTAGCAACATAACACGAAGACAGCCATCCCGCGCGGCGAAGCAG GGTGCCAAAGTGAAGAGTTATTCTCATTTCGGCGAGGAAAATCTAACAACCAAAGTACAAGCGGGAAGTTCAGGTTTTTCAATCCCCGACTGTGCCGCCCAACCAACATTTGCCATTCACGTTGACGATTCATTCCCCGGAGCATCAACTATCACACTGAATCAACCAGAACTTACAGAAATCCCACTTGCATCTACAGTTACATCATTACAGAGACCGGTAGAATTAGAAAACGTAGGACCTTTTGTTATTGAAGATG attCTCCTATGGTGCTAGACATCTCGTGCAATGAAAGAACACAACCAGAGGTGATCGACATTGATGATGTAGACAGGACAGAGTGCGTTATCAGTGAAGTGCCAGAATATGCTGAAGATATCTTCAAGTACTTAAGAGAATCAGAG CTCAAAAACAGACCAAAGCCAGGCTACATGAGGAAACAACCTGACATCACATCAAGCATGAGGAGTATCCTGGTAGACTGGTTAGTGGAAGTATCAGAGGAGTACAGATTACACACAGAGACCCTCTACCTAGCAGTGTCATACATCGATAGGTTCTTATCACAGATGAGTGTTCTCAGGCAGAAGCTACAACTTGTGGGCACAGCTAGCATGTTCTTAGCTGC GAAATTTGAAGAAATCTACCCTCCAGAGGTGGGCGAGTTTGTCTACATCACCGATGACACATACTCAATCAAACAAGTGCTAAGAATGGAGCATCTCATACTCAAGGTGCTATCATTTGATGTAGCTTCACCAACCATCAACTGTTTCCTAGGAAGATTTCTCAAAGCAGCACAGACTGACAAGAGGACAGAAGATCTAGCAAAG TTCCTAGCAGAGTTAACACTACAAGACAACGAGTTCATGAAGTACATTCCCTCCACAGTAGCAGCTTCAGCAATCTGTCTAGCAATGCACACATTACATCAACAGTGCTGG ACGCCAACACTAGTACGCTACTCTGGCTACCAGCTGGAAGACATCCTAGAATGTGTCCAAGATATGCACAAGATCTTTGTCAATGCACCTGCATCATCTCAACAAGCAGTACGAGAAAAGTACAAGGCATCCAA ATACAGCAATGTCTCACTAGTACAGGCCTTGGCGAACCCACCTACTCTATGA